The following DNA comes from Solanum stenotomum isolate F172 chromosome 11, ASM1918654v1, whole genome shotgun sequence.
TGCTATAACTTACATACTCTactttatctttcttttttacatACTCCCTATCAGACTCTACTTTAACTTTCTTTTTTACATACTCCATATCAAACTCCactttatctttcttttttacatACTCCATATCAGACTCCACTTTAGGTTTCTTTTTTACATATTCCCTATCAGACTCcattttgtctttcttttccactttatcaattagctcaaagTCATTAACATCGTCCTCTAGAGTGAACGGAGAAGACTCGATCGAATTTTCGGCATCACTCTCCAATCCCCGTATCTCAAACAAAGGAGATTTTCCTGCATCCACAAAAAGATCAAATATAGAACCTAATATCAGCTGCTGAACATAGTCCACATATTTCGCAATGTAAGAAAATTCTGAAAGGGTACGAAAGCAAACTCTAATGTACCTGCTAATAAAGCATCTACTGTCAAATCTAGTCTATGGTGAACACGGCATTGAGTTCTTGATATCATCTCAACAGCACATGTGAAGGTTGGAGGACCTTTCCTCTCGAGAATTGTTTTCTGTACTTTCCTTTTCCTTGCTTCCTCATCACCAAGAGTAACACTCTGATTCAAAGTGAAAAAAACATAATACATTAGGACTAGATGAAAAATGTTCCCTGTGAAAATCTGACTAAACATTGTTCTGAGAAAAGTTAAAGAAAGTTGAAACTTAACAAACTGTTCACATGTATTACAAATTATTGTGACATATAATCCGAATGAAGAGGGACAGGGTTCAACACCTCTATGCCACCAACAAGCATCTGTAAGGATGGATTTTTTACTATACTCTCAATAGTACTTCCATGAGCAGTCCCAACAAGCTGTACTCCTCTCTGAGCAATTGTACTAGCAGCCAATGCTTCAAGCTCTGTACCTATTTCATCTATGATGATGGTTTGGGGCATATGGTTTTCAACTGCTTCGATCATTACCTGCTCGAAGTAAGAGAGAGAGTGAGAAATTAGATTGTGGTTCAGAGGTTATAAGAAATGCAGGaaaccaaaatcaaattttagttCACTGCTCACATTATGCTGCAGGTTAACATTTGGGACTTGCATCCTTCTTGCACAACCAATACCTGAATGAGGAACATCTCCATCGCCTCCAATCTCATTAGATGTATCAACAATAACGACTCGTTTCTTCTGGTCATCTGCCAGCATTCTGGCTATTTCTCTGCACAGAAAGAGCTTCACATTCATTGATAGGTACCAGCCATTCTTCATTCAGataatcatcaacaacaacatatccaatgtaATCCCAGAAGTGGGGTCTGGGAAGGGTAgtgtgtacgcagaccttatcCTACCTTGGGACTTgggagatagagaggttgttccAATAGAACCTCGGCTCAAGTAAAAGCAATTCGGAAAAAAAAACGAGAGAGAAGAAGCCAAGACACAATGCTAAAGAAAGCATGACAAAACGTACTTAAAGAAAAGGAACAGTCGTTACAGCAAAGTAATATGATAGTTGAAGTGCAAGAAACACTAAATAGTAACAACAATGGAATAAcaagaaactcccacagtaatACTACAACTACTAATATGAAGGAAACTCATGGGTAAAAAAACTTAGTAACAAGTAGCACTAAACAATGACAAGCAATCACTTTTGGGAGGTTAATACAAAGCAAACAGAAATTTGATACCTGATTAAGGTAGTTTTACCAACCCCTGGAGGACCTATCACCAATATGGAACCACCTCCTTCAACCAAGTCACGTATGATCTCAGCACTTCCAGATACAGCTCGACCAACCCGGCAGGTAAGGCCAATAATTTGCATTTTACGGTTTCTAATTGCACTAATACGATGTAGGGAACTGTCAATACCAGAACGGTTGTCATCTGAGAAATCCCCCACCTAAATAATGAAGCAAATTTATCAACTTTAATCAACAAATTTCATAACCATACAGTCATACTATTTAGAAGTACttctatcttattttattacCATAAGTCGCATTCAGATCAATGAATTTTGACTCTCActcatcaaataaaataaaataaaggtaaAGCACAATCTttagttttaatatttaaaCTTCTATTCTACAAAGGTGATCTCACAATCAGATCCACAATTTTCTATCCTGCTACATGACAATACTGCTAACTATTATACTACTACATATGAAAAGTCAATCCTACAATTTTCAGTTAAATTAGACACATCACACTTGCAATACTTCCtacgtttcaatttgtttgtctagtTTTCATTTTgtcacagagtttaagaaagtaaagtaCGACTTTTCAATCTTGTGATATTAAACTAAAGATACTTAGATTATACTAAAATGttatttaatcttgtggtcgAGTTGCCAATAAAGGAAAGAtgcattctttttaaaacaaaccaATTGAAACGAAGCTAGCAATATTTATTTACTCATACAACCTTTGAAATGGCATGGTGAAGATCCTCAAGCATTACAGGCTGCTCCGAAATGATCCAATCACCGGAAGGAAATCGGGCGAGGGGCTTTCTACCTAAATCCATAACTACCTCAACCAACTTCCCAATCTCCTGATGCATAAATAGCTCATTCCTCATCCTCAGTGGCACTAACTCCAAGAACAAGTCCAAATCCGACACAACCTCATCCCCGGAACTCGAAGTAGAAGGCGAATTAGGAGAAAACAACGACAACCCATTTCCGGCACCGGAACGTTCCCTCGGCCTCCTGATTCCCGGTGACTGAATCGACGATGAAGCCGCCGGAAATCTACCCCGCCCACCACGTGTTCGACGAAATGCCGCTGAGAACGTGGAAGAAGGAACTTGAGACTGgtttaaataacaaaaagtgGAATTGGGTATCTGTTTAGCTGAATACCAAGAACTTTGAAGATCAATCAAGATAAAAGTGGAAAACAAAGCACTCATTCTGAGTCTCTTCACCTCAGCTCAAAAAACCCCACTTTCTATACactgtttttcttcttttttgaactGTACAAGATGTTGTGTTAATGGTTTTTGCTAAAATGTGAAGAGAAATAGATGATgaggagaagaaagagaagaagattcGAAAGGATCTCCTACAGTGGAGGGCAAGTAGGGTCTATTAGGAAGAAGAAAACCATTACAATGACCATGGAGAAGGAACCACGTGGGTGGCTTTGTTTTCGGACCACACAAAATTGAGACACTTCTTACTAgcttgccaaaaaaaaaaaaattgttcaaaagtTTGAATGGTCTCGAATTCGAGAATGCGACGCCGTATGTAAAAATACTCAAATTTAAAacttctaattaaaaataaaaaagtactaATCACTATATTATAATCATTTATCCTTGTTGGTCTTATTTTGTGTGTTAGTCTTAAGCTTAAcatatttcaatttgtttgtatatttttgaCAAGAGGAAGTTGTTCGAATGACAAGAGAGAGttgtttaaaaatttgaatgatCTCGAACTCAAGAATGCGACTTCATACCTAGAGAGACTCAAATTCTAAgcctttaattaaagataaatgaGTACTAACAACTTTATCATAATCATTGTTAGTCCTATTTTGTGTGTTAGACTTTAGCTTCGAATGGCAAAAGGGAGTTGTTCAAAAGTTTAAACGGTCTCGAATCCGAAAATGCGACTCCGTACCCACAGAGACTCAAACTCAGAATctctgattaagaatgaaatagTACTTACCACTCAACTACAATTTTTGTTGGTCCTATTTTGTGTGTTAGCTTTTAGAATAGtgcatttcaatttgtttgtccgAATTTTATtctgaaatttaagaaagtaagaaatacttttgaattttatggttttgaattaaaaatatatataataaatcaaattatttttaaattttatggttTGAAACATATTACATAGAAtgttagaattaaagagttgtcaaaaaataaagaaaataactttttttcgcatgggatataaatttatatttttacatcAAAATATAACACAAATAATATCTCACATGATGCCACTCTTTGAAAAGTTTATAATCGGTTGAACAAAAATTCGATTgctaaacaacaaaaagttAAATATGTGCCAATTTGAAAGGCAATTTCGTCAAGTTTGAAGTGTTCTCATTTGGCATGTGAATAAGGCGTGCACGATTATCAAATGAAAGGAGAAAAAACGGATTCTTCTTTGACAAACAAAAATGGGAAGATATCTATGGGGGAAGATTATGACGttggaaattatttttctacgtaaatttaacattaatttaaatagttcatttttataaaataggccaaataaataaaattaggagTCGTTTGATAGTTGGATAGAAATACAAAGATATTAGTAATATATGAATTAGTTATGAGGAAAATTAtatagggaaaattacgcggtaaagcaaacatatactagttaattagctaatatAGCTATGgtttgaattaattacggcACACAACTTAATTTTAGCTTTAATTACGTCTTTTGTCCTttgttatacatatacaaatacaaactatACACGCACTACAAAAAACACGCTCATTAGCCACGCACAAAACTGTGGCTAAATGGTATATAAACCGTGGCTAATACACTTTGGCCACAGTCAATTAGCCACGGTTGGTAGTGTGCCCATAACGGGCGTCGCGAGTAAATTTGCCACGGTTTTTACGCCCGTGGTAACAAATTGTTAGCCACGGTCAGCCTAAAAATTAGCCACACTTTGTTCGTAGGTAAAGTTATTTGcctgaaaaataaattatgtttaaaatttCTAAGTAGCCATGCTGAAACCGTGGCTAATAAAATGTAGCTACCTTGCGTGTTTTTCAGATAAGATTAGCCACGGCTGAACCGTGGCAAATGTgtgcagttttttttttttaaatgcaatTAATTAATTCCCTGCAATGAACTGGTACAAAATACACTGATAAATGCACAAACATTACTTTAATGATCTATTCAtcatacatattaaaacaaaatgTGAGTTTCATCAATAAAGATAGCAAAAGTACTGCTAGTCATGTAATCAAAATGCAAAAAGTTGAAGCAACAccatatgtgtgtgtatatatatatataatataaactaAGAAGAATCTATGTTGAAACTAGGCAATTCATTACCAAATTTGGCTTGTAAAAACCTATGAAGAGTTTCCAAGTGATTCTCATTTTGTGCAAGTCGTTTCTTGGTTTCCTCAAGCTTTTCCTTGGTCTCTTCATATCCAGTCAGCTTCTCTTCCAAAGTTTCTACATGTTTCTCTAGGTCTTCAACACGTTGATGAGACGTATTACTGAAATTGCCGACATTTGCATGACTAATTGAATGTCTAGGCATCCCAAAAACATCAGAAGGACAAACATTACCACCTATACCACGCACACGACCAGAATGTTCAACTCCATACACTTTTCCAATGGCGTCATTGGGATGAGCCAATATCTTCAACGGAACACCTAAAGTAGCAGCATGTTCTTGATCTTCAGGTAGATGCTCCGATATTttatcctacaaataaaatagaagacATGAGAGAGACATACCAACATTGTTTTTAATGAATGGTTAATCAACTCATTAGCAAGTATTGCAAAATTAAAGCATCTCTTATCTTGCACTTATTAGAacgaataaaaatatttaagtggTGAAATTTATTAAGGGGTGGATGGCAATGAGTCTGGATGATTCTATATGCCAAATTTTCCAGGAAACTACTGTGTTTAGCATGTCTAAATAGGAGTTGGACTTATTTGTGTCTAGCTTTTCCTAAACATTAGACTTTAAAATTCAATCATTTGCTGGATATGTTTTAGGTTTTCCTACTATTATTTTCTACACACCAAAGGAAATTGGAGGACTTGGAATGTTGTCAATGGGTCACATATTGATCCCACATAGTGATCTTAGGTGTAGCAGCACGCAGATGTTGGTGTCACACATTTCAAAAGTGGAATGAACCATGAAAAGGATTGGTGCGCACTAAAAAGATGCAGAGAAGGCAAAAAAATTTCTATACTTGCATGGTATTGCTAAGATTCAAGTAACATGTTGCTATACCATAAACTTTGAcatctaataaaatatataatgcaACTATCAAATAGCTTTAGTCCAAAAATCTTTTTGAACCATGTGTAGGATAAAGTTACATAACTTTAAGaagatttttaaaagaaatacatTCGAAACAGAACAAGACATATCATTTCTATACCAAGACTGTCACAAAAATAGATGAGTATTTGAAACTTACAGCTAAAATCTTCCCTTTTTCATTCACATAATTACCATTCTTTTTCAGTAAAGTTGACAATACAACTTCACTTCGGCACACAGGCCTTCCCAATTTTTGCTCCTATCATTAATCAAGTATAGATAAAAATAAGTAACTAGCaacacattttattttgtataatagTGTGGTTCTCAAATAAACTTCAAGGTAAAGAAACCTACCATTTGACGACCTCTCCTTGCATTACTTTTGCTACCACCGGCATGCGAGACTTtaagttttgttctattcttcGTATTTTGTGCACTTTGTGCCTGCAACAATCAAACATTGAAAGTCACCAGCTAGATAATGACATATTGCCCCACAAGACTGCCCCACAAATTacaatgacataaaaaaaatctccaCCAAAACAATCCATATAAACATTACAGATCCTAAACAAATAATCCACACAACTCCNNNNNNNNNNNNNNNNNNNNNNNNNNNNNNNNNNNNNNNNNNNNNNNNNNNNNNNNNNNNNNNNNNNNNNNNNNNNNNNNNNNNNNNNNNNNNNNNNNNNNNNNNNNNNNNNNNNNNNNNNNNNNNNNNNNNNNNNNNNNNNNNNNNNNNNNNNNNNNNNNNNNNNNNNNNNNNNNNNNNNNNNNNNNNNNNNNNNNNNNNNNNNNNNNNNNNNNNNNNNNNNNNNNNNNNNNNNNNNNNNNNNNNNNNNNNNNNNNNNNNNNNNNNNNNNNNNNNNNNNNNNNNNNNNNNNNNNNNNNNNNNNNNNNNNNNNNNNNNNNNNNNNNNNNNNNNNNNNNNNNNNNNNNNNNNNNNNNNNNNNNNNNNNNNNNNNNNNNNNNNNNNNNNNNNNNNNNNNNNNNNNNNNNNNNNNNNNNNNNNNNNNNNNNNNNNNNNNNNNNNNNNNNNNNNNNNNNNNNNNNNNNNNNNNNNNNNNNNNNNNNNNNNNNNNNNNNNNNNNNNNNNNNNNNNNNNNNNNNNNNNNNNNNNNNNNNNNNNNNNNNNNNNNNNNNNNNNNNNNNNNNNNNNNNNNNNNNNNNNNNNNNNNNNNNNNNNNNNNNNNNNNNNNNNNNNNNNNNNNNNNNNNNNNNNNNNNNNNNNNNNNNNNNNNNNNNNNNNNNNNNNNNNNNNNNNNNNNNNNNNNNNNNNNNNNNNNNNNNNNNNNNNNNNNNNNNNNNNNNNNNNNNNNNNNNNNNNNNNNNNNNNNNNNNNNNNNNNNNNNNNNNNNNNNNNNNNNNNNNNNNNNNNNNNNNNNNNNNNNNNNNNNNNNNNNNNNNNNNNNNNNNNNNNNNNNNNNNNNNNNNNNNNNNNNNNNNNNNNNNNNNNNNNNNNNNNNNNNNNNNNNNNNNNNNNNNNNNNNNNNNNNNNNNNNNNNNNNNNNNNNNNNNNNNNNNNNNNNNNNNNNNNNNNNNNNNNNNNNNNNNNNNNNNNNNNNNNNNNNNNNNNNNNNNNNNNNNNNNNNNNNNNNNNNNNNNNNNNNNNNNNNNNNNNNNNNNNNNNNNNNNNNNNNNNNNNNNNNNNNNNNNNNNNNNNNNNNNNNNNNNNNNNNNNNNNNNNNNNNNNNNNNNNNNNNNNNNNNNNNNNNNNNNNNNNNNNNNNNNNNNNNNNNNNNNNNNNNNNNNNNNNNNNNNNNNNNNNNNNNNNNNNNNNNNNNNNNNNNNNNNNNNNNNNNNNNNNNNNNNNNNNNNNNNNNNNNNNNNNNNNNNNNNNNNNNNNNNNNNNNNNNNNNNNNNNNNNNNNNNNNNNNNNNNNNNNNNNNNNNNNNNNNNNNNNNNNNNNNNNNNNNNNNNNNNNNNNNNNNNNNNNNNNNNNNNNNNNNNNNNNNNNNNNNNNNNNNNNNNNNNNNNNNNNNNNNNNNNNNNNNNNNNNNNNNNNNNNNNNNNNNNNNNNNNNNNNNNNNNNNNNNNNNNNNNNNNNNNNNNNNNNNNNNNNNNNNNNNNNNNNNNNNNNNNNNNNNNNNNNNNNNNNNNNNNNNNNNNNNNNNNNNNNNNNNNNNNNNNNNNNNNNNNNNNNNNNNNNNNNNNNNNNNNNNNNNNNNNNNNNNNNNNNNNNNNNNNNNNNNNNNNNNNNNNNNNNNNNNNNNNNNNNNNNNNNNNNNNNNNNNNNNNNNNNNNNNNNNNNNNNNNNNNNNNNNNNNNNNNNNNNNNNNNNNNNNNNNNNNNNNNNNNNNNNNNNNNNNNNNNNNNNNNNNNNNNNNNNNNNNNNNNNNNNNNNNNNNNNNNNNNNNNNNNNNNNNNNNNNNNNNNNNNNNNNNNNNNNNNNNNNNNNNNNNNNNNNNNNNNNNNNNNNNNNNNNNNNNNNNNNNNNNNNNNNNNNNNNNNNNNNNNNNNNNNNNNNNNNNNNNNNNNNNNNNNNNNNNNNNNNNNNNNNNNNNNNNNNNNNNNNNNNNNNNNNNNNNNNNNNNNNNNNNNNNNNNNNNNNNNNNNNNNNNNNNNNNNNNNNNNNNNNNNNNNNNNNNNNNNNNNNNNNNNNNNNNNNNNNNNNNNNNNNNNNNNNNNNNNNNNNNNNNNNNNNNNNNNNNNNNNNNNNNNNNNNNNNNNNNNNNNNNNNNNNNNNNNNNNNNNNNNNNNNNNNNNNNNNNNNNNNNNNNNNNNNNNNNNNNNNNNNNNNNNNNNNNNNNNNNNNNNNNNNNNNNNNNNNNNNNNNNNNNNNNNNNNNNNNNNNNNNNNNNNNNNNNNNNNNNNNNNNNNNNNNNNNNNNNNNNNNNNNNNNNNNNNNNNNNNNNNNNNNNNNNNNNNNNNNNNNNNNNNNNNNNNNNNNNNNNNNNNNNNNNNNNNNNNNNNNNNNNNNNNNNNNNNNNNNNNNNNNNNNNNNNNNNNNNNNNNNNNNNNNNNNNNNNNNNNNNNNNNNNNNNNNNNNNNNNNNNNNNNNNNNNNNNNNNNNNNNNNNNNNNNNNNNNNNNNNNNNNNNNNNNNNNNNNNNNNNNNNNNNNNNNNNNNNNNNNNNNNNNNNNNNNNNNNNNNNNNNNNNNNNNNNNNNNNNNNNNNNNNNNNNNNNNNNNNNNNNNNNNNNNNNNNNNNNNNNNNNNNNNNNNNNNNNNNNNNNNNNNNNNNNNNNNNNNNNNNNNNNNNNNNNNNNNNNNNNNNNNNNNNNNNNNNNNNNNNNNNNNNNNNNNNNNNNNNNNNNNNNNNNNNNNNNNNNNNNNNNNNNNNNNNNNNNNNNNNNNNNNNNNNNNNNNNNNNNNNNNNNNNNNNNNNNNNNNNNNNNNNNNNNNNNNNNNNNNNNNNNNNNNNNNNNNNNNNNNNNNNNNNNNNNNNNNNNNNNNNNNNNNNNNNNNNNNNNNNNNNNNNNNNNNNNNNNNNNNNNNNNNNNNNNNNNNNNNNNNNNNNNNNNNNNNNNNNNNNNNNNNNNNNNNNNNNNNNNNNNNNNNNNNNNNNNNNNNNNNNNNNNNNNNNNNNNNNNNNNNNNNNNNNNNNNNNNNNNNNNNNNNNNNNNNNNNNNNNNNNNNNNNNNNNNNNNNNNNNNNNNNNNNNNNNNNNNNNNNNNNNNNNNNNNNNNNNNNNNNNNNNNNNNNNNNNNNNNNNNNNNNNNNNNNNNNNNNNNNNNNNNNNNNNNNNNNNNNNNNNNNNNNNNNNNNNNNNNNNNNNNNNNNNNNNNNNNNNNNNNNNNNNNNNNNNNNNNNNNNNNNNNNNNNNNNNNNNNNNNNNNNNNNNNNNNNNNNNNNNNNNNNNNNNNNNNNNNNNNNNNNNNNNNNNNNNNNNNNNNN
Coding sequences within:
- the LOC125843998 gene encoding protein SEEDLING PLASTID DEVELOPMENT 1: MSALFSTFILIDLQSSWYSAKQIPNSTFCYLNQSQVPSSTFSAAFRRTRGGRGRFPAASSSIQSPGIRRPRERSGAGNGLSLFSPNSPSTSSSGDEVVSDLDLFLELVPLRMRNELFMHQEIGKLVEVVMDLGRKPLARFPSGDWIISEQPVMLEDLHHAISKVGDFSDDNRSGIDSSLHRISAIRNRKMQIIGLTCRVGRAVSGSAEIIRDLVEGGGSILVIGPPGVGKTTLIREIARMLADDQKKRVVIVDTSNEIGGDGDVPHSGIGCARRMQVPNVNLQHNVMIEAVENHMPQTIIIDEIGTELEALAASTIAQRGVQLVGTAHGSTIESIVKNPSLQMLVGGIESVTLGDEEARKRKVQKTILERKGPPTFTCAVEMISRTQCRVHHRLDLTVDALLAGKSPLFEIRGLESDAENSIESSPFTLEDDVNDFELIDKVEKKDKMESDREYVKKKPKVESDMEYVKKKDKVEFDMEYVKKKVKVESDREYVKKKDKVEYVSYSMQSSNEDKTIKLESDEEDDDHPNSKKSGTSGYASKRTSPVYVYTYKIQEADLLQVATVMGLEEEIEVTDDIGIADAILASSAEMKQNPWIRSVAKFHQVPVFVVKSNTMAQMVKAIRMILGMDSIHSKQPLKDSSDIEIEDDAPKRRPTLEEIDALEEVRLAIEYIVIPGGEAVELLPRRSEIVAQQLKLVESYQLAAENSGTESNPRLQILPQKLYRKTSVKTLRSSSSQNSTGSDSWIGKNGGTGVARLPFLPE
- the LOC125846056 gene encoding uncharacterized protein LOC125846056, with product MIIPGPKMPGNSIDVYLQPLIAELKQLWSGVNAYDCSTKEMFQLRAALMWTISDFPGLDNLSGWNTHTSLTCPSCNYETDSMRLKFGRKYCFMGHRQFLPHDHKYRYNKKSFNGFEEHRPAPVPPSGLTLLRQIEKSRKRPRDDGTSKAQSAQNTKNRTKLKVSHAGGSKSNARRGRQMEQKLGRPVCRSEVVLSTLLKKNGNYVNEKGKILADKISEHLPEDQEHAATLGVPLKILAHPNDAIGKVYGVEHSGRVRGIGGNVCPSDVFGMPRHSISHANVGNFSNTSHQRVEDLEKHVETLEEKLTGYEETKEKLEETKKRLAQNENHLETLHRFLQAKFGNELPSFNIDSS